From a region of the Neobacillus niacini genome:
- a CDS encoding cbb3-type cytochrome c oxidase subunit I, which translates to MEADLKAGFKDKTNKMLGYHPEDAKLSKSYIAVAFMALLVGGFLGLIQGLNRAGLLELPTWFNYYQVLTAHGLLLILVLTAFFTIGYFYAALSHNLGGILPKVRRLAWTGFYVKLVGFVLAVIPILMNEASVMYTFYPPMAAHPVFYIGLALIVVGVWLCCIGAFIQVANWRKNHKGQHVPILSYFATGVFVLLFFALMFVAVEVLFMIIPWVFGWVDTINVMVARTLFWAFGHTLVNIWYLTAVSAWYVVVPKIIGGKRWSDLLTRVVVIALVIMNITGGFHHQIIDPGINAVVKFMHVFMSLAIGFPSLMTAFALFAVFERTARRKGGKGLIGWWKKMPWGDVRFLAPFIAMLSFIPAGAGGIAQSTNQLDQVVHNTMWIVGHFHLTLGMSVVMTFFGISYWLVPFISNRVLTPQINRLGVIQTWIWTVGMIFMAGAMHYVGLLGSPRRTSYTTYGDHATALGWDPYLMCLAVGGTLLIIGVILQVYAVFNLMFFAPKGETEFPIAEEEDNATKTPYITERWGIWIVVMIIVVAMAYVIPLTEFIVNAPPGSPPFKTW; encoded by the coding sequence ATGGAAGCAGATTTAAAAGCGGGTTTTAAAGATAAGACAAATAAGATGCTGGGATATCACCCAGAGGATGCAAAATTATCGAAATCATATATAGCTGTAGCATTTATGGCATTATTAGTTGGCGGATTTTTAGGATTAATACAAGGTTTAAACAGAGCAGGATTGCTAGAGTTACCGACATGGTTTAATTATTATCAAGTATTGACTGCGCATGGATTATTGCTAATCCTCGTGTTAACAGCATTCTTTACCATTGGATATTTTTATGCAGCACTTTCTCATAATTTAGGAGGGATTCTTCCAAAAGTAAGAAGGCTTGCGTGGACTGGTTTCTACGTTAAGCTTGTAGGATTTGTATTAGCTGTCATTCCGATCTTAATGAATGAAGCATCGGTTATGTACACCTTCTATCCTCCGATGGCTGCGCATCCTGTATTTTATATTGGCTTAGCATTAATTGTAGTTGGTGTGTGGTTGTGTTGTATTGGAGCATTTATCCAAGTAGCAAATTGGAGAAAAAATCATAAAGGACAACACGTTCCAATCCTTTCTTACTTTGCAACGGGTGTATTCGTTCTATTATTTTTCGCTCTAATGTTCGTGGCTGTAGAAGTATTATTTATGATTATCCCATGGGTATTTGGCTGGGTAGATACAATCAATGTCATGGTCGCTCGTACACTGTTCTGGGCTTTTGGACACACATTGGTTAATATCTGGTATTTAACAGCAGTTTCTGCATGGTACGTAGTGGTACCAAAAATTATCGGCGGAAAGCGCTGGAGTGATTTATTAACACGTGTGGTTGTTATCGCTCTCGTTATTATGAATATTACTGGTGGATTCCATCACCAAATCATTGATCCAGGTATTAATGCAGTCGTTAAATTCATGCACGTATTTATGAGTTTGGCAATTGGTTTCCCATCACTCATGACAGCTTTTGCACTATTTGCGGTATTTGAGCGTACGGCTAGAAGAAAAGGCGGTAAAGGTTTAATTGGCTGGTGGAAGAAGATGCCTTGGGGAGATGTAAGGTTCCTAGCACCATTTATTGCCATGCTTTCCTTCATTCCAGCTGGGGCTGGCGGTATTGCACAAAGCACAAACCAATTAGACCAAGTTGTTCATAATACCATGTGGATTGTTGGACATTTCCACTTAACATTAGGTATGTCAGTGGTTATGACATTCTTTGGAATCAGTTACTGGTTAGTTCCATTTATTTCAAACCGTGTATTAACGCCGCAAATTAACCGATTAGGTGTTATCCAAACATGGATTTGGACCGTGGGTATGATTTTTATGGCAGGTGCTATGCACTACGTTGGGCTTCTAGGTTCACCTAGAAGAACTTCTTACACAACTTATGGCGACCATGCTACAGCTTTAGGCTGGGACCCGTACTTAATGTGTTTAGCTGTAGGGGGAACACTGTTAATCATTGGTGTTATTCTGCAAGTGTACGCTGTATTCAATTTGATGTTCTTTGCACCAAAAGGTGAAACGGAATTCCCAATTGCAGAGGAAGAAGATAACGCAACAAAAACTCCTTATATCACAGAGCGCTGGGGCATTTGGATTGTAGTCATGATCATCGTTGTTGCAATGGCATACGTAATACCACTTACAGAATTTATAGTAAACGCACCTCCAGGATCACCACCGTTTAAGACATGGTAA
- a CDS encoding SCO family protein codes for MLNNRYTKISFFLVIIFGIGLFFIGTDGFTAFTAETARVEELRDEKPKFPDVTLEDSMGRKYSISEFEDKYVFITFLYTSCTTVCPELEYNMKQVYDKLPSTVKGEEIVFLSISFDPEKDTPAVLNKYKDYFKSDGETWRMARIPDKAELDSLLKAFGVIVIPDNNGTFAHNSAFYLVDKKGSLMDVMDYKKIDEAAQKVNNILERGEE; via the coding sequence ATGCTCAATAATAGGTATACGAAAATCTCATTTTTTCTTGTAATAATATTTGGCATAGGCTTGTTCTTTATCGGAACCGATGGCTTCACTGCCTTTACTGCCGAAACCGCCAGAGTGGAGGAGTTAAGAGATGAAAAACCTAAATTCCCTGATGTTACGCTTGAGGACAGTATGGGGCGAAAATATTCAATATCTGAATTTGAAGATAAATATGTATTTATTACATTTCTCTATACATCCTGTACCACCGTATGCCCTGAACTAGAATACAATATGAAGCAAGTTTACGATAAACTGCCAAGCACCGTTAAAGGAGAAGAAATCGTCTTTTTAAGCATAAGCTTCGATCCTGAAAAAGATACACCCGCTGTTTTAAACAAATACAAAGACTATTTTAAAAGTGATGGTGAAACCTGGCGGATGGCAAGAATCCCGGACAAGGCTGAGCTAGATTCATTATTAAAAGCATTTGGTGTGATTGTGATTCCAGATAATAATGGAACTTTTGCTCATAACTCAGCTTTTTATTTAGTGGATAAAAAAGGCAGTCTGATGGATGTAATGGACTATAAAAAAATCGACGAAGCTGCTCAAAAGGTTAATAACATCCTAGAAAGAGGGGAGGAGTAA
- a CDS encoding IS3 family transposase (programmed frameshift), whose translation MRLKLAGELTNKEIMEIYGIKNKTQIKTWMSWYRKGEEHRLAQPIGKQYAFGKGPDDETELSQLRKKVKYYEMRDEIMGKVSRSRKEVVPEIFVEVVESFRSKYSISEICECFGIPRSTYYRWKEKSKDEAPYLHQLIIDICKSLSYRVGHRKVKGLLCKDYNIKVDRKTVQKVMQKYNIQCRVKVKRKNYIAGESKLVVENLLNQNFLADKPNQKWVTDITYLPYGEKMLYLSTIMDLYNNEVIAYKVSDSQDVSLVLETLEAACDGRETYEIILHSDQGSQYTSYSFQKLAKEKGIITSMSRKGNCYDNAVIESFHSSLKSEEFSTQLRAHLTDSIVLEKVDTYMYYYNYIRPFTKLNCHSPVEYRAVAA comes from the exons ATACGTCTTAAACTCGCGGGGGAATTGACGAATAAAGAGATTATGGAGATATATGGGATAAAGAACAAGACTCAAATAAAGACTTGGATGAGTTGGTATAGAAAAGGAGAAGAACACAGGTTGGCTCAACCAATTGGTAAGCAATATGCTTTTGGTAAGGGGCCAGATGATGAAACTGAGTTAAGTCAGTTAAGAAAAAAAGTTAAATACTATGAAATGCGAGATGAAATTATGG GGAAAGTATCAAGAAGTCGAAAGGAAGTGGTTCCGGAAATTTTTGTAGAAGTTGTAGAATCGTTTAGAAGTAAATATTCCATATCTGAAATTTGTGAGTGCTTTGGAATTCCAAGGTCTACTTATTATCGTTGGAAGGAAAAATCTAAAGATGAGGCACCATACTTACACCAGCTAATTATTGATATTTGTAAATCTTTATCTTACCGAGTGGGCCATAGAAAGGTAAAGGGGCTCCTATGTAAAGATTACAATATAAAAGTGGATCGAAAGACAGTCCAAAAAGTGATGCAAAAGTACAATATTCAATGCAGAGTGAAAGTTAAAAGAAAAAATTATATTGCAGGGGAAAGCAAATTGGTGGTAGAGAATCTCCTTAATCAGAACTTTTTAGCTGATAAACCAAATCAAAAATGGGTAACGGATATTACTTATCTACCATACGGAGAAAAAATGCTTTATTTATCAACAATTATGGATTTGTATAACAACGAAGTTATTGCTTACAAAGTGAGCGATTCACAAGATGTTAGTTTAGTCCTGGAAACTCTCGAAGCAGCTTGTGATGGAAGGGAAACTTATGAAATTATTTTGCATAGTGATCAAGGTTCACAATATACATCATACTCCTTTCAGAAATTAGCTAAAGAAAAAGGCATTATCACAAGCATGTCCCGGAAAGGCAATTGCTATGATAATGCCGTAATCGAATCCTTCCACTCCTCGCTAAAGTCGGAAGAATTCAGTACCCAATTAAGGGCGCACCTTACAGACTCTATTGTACTAGAAAAAGTAGATACGTACATGTATTATTACAATTATATACGACCATTTACAAAATTAAATTGCCACAGCCCTGTTGAATATAGGGCTGTGGCAGCATAG
- a CDS encoding acyl-CoA dehydrogenase family protein codes for MSLTSHDTETRGKNTYNFDEFVSKRESLDWYSDEPFLQKAVKKYTGAQFDQVHQKILDFSPRMSSKWNTLAERNARPEARPYMLHYDAFNHRIDRIVRPFEVHQLEREVFGEGLFSSKMPPWESFVKRLLTHQIGEGGVTCPLTCTHGLIALLEQFPNPEIPQLQEILLHTKDGLNGEFAIGAQFMTEIQGGSDLPANVLEAVPDGKNYRLYGNKFFCSAAHADYSVVTAKISGSNKVSTFIVPAWLHGDKEKEKRNGYQINRIKWKLGTAELPTAEIQYNGALAYPIGPKDKGIAVAVGIVLTLSRLEIGIACAGFMLRASREANLYGDFRTAFGKKVKEYPLAASKLRKVENAAKRTTAGAFKIYGLFLRLEKPLNPGINSDHPLEVRKQLFILRELVLLQKICATNEGAEVLREAISVFAGHGVMEEFSALPRIFRDVVVNEQWEGPRNLLLTQIYRDFQRVADWYSPSDFVRDVLIGAPHETIAKFSDQLEDLLQRPVLGEVSEASMKAAEEWDTYCDSFFKTYQEVALAEIE; via the coding sequence ATGAGTTTAACTTCGCATGATACGGAAACGAGGGGTAAGAATACCTATAATTTTGATGAATTTGTTTCAAAACGTGAGAGTTTAGATTGGTATTCTGATGAACCATTTTTGCAGAAAGCCGTGAAGAAATATACTGGCGCTCAGTTTGACCAGGTTCATCAGAAAATCCTCGATTTTTCACCGAGGATGTCTTCGAAATGGAATACATTAGCGGAACGAAATGCCAGACCAGAGGCTCGTCCTTATATGCTGCACTATGATGCTTTTAATCATCGAATTGACCGTATTGTCCGGCCATTCGAGGTACACCAGTTAGAGAGAGAAGTCTTTGGTGAAGGCCTTTTCTCGAGTAAAATGCCGCCATGGGAAAGCTTTGTGAAAAGATTGTTGACGCACCAAATTGGTGAAGGCGGCGTGACATGCCCACTAACTTGTACACATGGATTAATTGCCCTTCTCGAACAATTCCCTAATCCTGAAATTCCACAGCTCCAAGAAATTTTATTACATACAAAAGATGGTCTAAACGGCGAATTTGCGATTGGGGCGCAGTTTATGACGGAAATTCAAGGCGGCTCTGATTTGCCTGCAAATGTTCTTGAAGCGGTACCTGATGGTAAAAATTATCGGTTATATGGAAATAAGTTTTTCTGCTCTGCAGCTCATGCTGATTATTCTGTTGTAACCGCAAAAATATCCGGTTCAAATAAAGTATCTACGTTTATTGTTCCTGCATGGCTACACGGCGATAAGGAAAAGGAAAAACGAAATGGATACCAAATCAATCGGATAAAATGGAAACTTGGCACAGCTGAATTGCCAACAGCAGAAATTCAATATAACGGTGCACTTGCTTATCCGATTGGTCCTAAGGATAAAGGTATTGCCGTTGCGGTGGGTATTGTTCTTACTTTATCCCGATTAGAAATTGGAATTGCTTGTGCAGGATTTATGCTTCGAGCATCGAGAGAAGCAAACCTTTATGGTGACTTCCGTACAGCCTTTGGAAAAAAGGTTAAAGAGTATCCATTAGCTGCTAGCAAACTGCGAAAAGTTGAAAACGCTGCGAAACGAACAACTGCAGGGGCTTTTAAAATTTATGGCCTTTTCTTACGCTTGGAGAAGCCATTAAACCCAGGAATTAATTCTGACCATCCATTAGAAGTAAGAAAGCAGCTATTTATCTTACGAGAACTGGTTCTACTCCAAAAAATATGTGCAACAAATGAGGGGGCAGAAGTGCTTAGAGAGGCGATATCAGTCTTTGCAGGTCACGGGGTCATGGAGGAATTCTCCGCACTGCCAAGGATTTTCCGTGATGTTGTGGTTAATGAACAATGGGAAGGACCACGTAATCTGCTGCTCACTCAAATCTATCGTGATTTTCAGAGAGTTGCAGACTGGTATTCTCCATCTGATTTTGTTCGTGATGTATTAATTGGTGCGCCACATGAAACGATTGCGAAATTCTCTGATCAACTGGAGGATTTGCTCCAAAGACCGGTTCTAGGAGAGGTGAGTGAGGCTTCAATGAAAGCCGCAGAGGAATGGGATACTTATTGTGATTCCTTCTTTAAAACATATCAGGAGGTTGCTCTAGCTGAAATCGAATAA
- a CDS encoding fatty acid desaturase: protein MIEQNQKNLRKQVAPYEKSNLRASIWQIINTLVPFLILWILAYQSLNISYILTLGISVLAAGFLVRTFIIFHDCCHHSFFKNRKANMILGTITGILTVFPYHQWQHDHSVHHATSSNLDKRGTGDIWVLTVDEYLAASNWERLKYRLYRNPLVMFGLGPIYVFLLKNRFNRKGARFNERMNTYITNAGIAALITLLCLTIGWEPFLLVQAPIFLISGSLGIWLFYVQHTFEDSYFEEDQHWEYVKAAVEGSSFYKLPKILQWLTGNIGYHHVHHLSPRVPNYKLEEAHNNTLPLQTVPTITLATSLSSLKFRLWDEKGKKFVGFKEVKVLLKKQKEFLRPEKA, encoded by the coding sequence ATGATCGAACAAAACCAAAAGAATTTACGAAAGCAAGTTGCACCTTATGAAAAATCAAATCTACGAGCAAGCATATGGCAGATAATCAATACCCTGGTACCTTTCTTAATATTGTGGATTCTGGCCTATCAAAGTCTAAATATATCGTACATACTTACATTGGGAATTTCTGTACTAGCAGCGGGATTTTTGGTGAGAACTTTCATTATTTTTCATGATTGCTGCCATCACTCCTTTTTTAAAAATCGGAAGGCAAACATGATCCTTGGAACGATTACCGGAATATTGACCGTTTTTCCCTATCATCAATGGCAGCACGATCATTCTGTTCACCATGCAACAAGCAGTAACTTGGATAAGCGGGGAACGGGAGATATCTGGGTGCTGACAGTGGATGAATACTTAGCAGCATCAAACTGGGAAAGATTGAAATACCGGTTATATCGGAATCCACTCGTTATGTTCGGACTCGGTCCGATTTACGTATTCCTGCTTAAAAATCGCTTTAATCGAAAAGGCGCTCGCTTCAATGAACGTATGAATACCTATATAACCAATGCAGGAATTGCTGCTTTGATAACGTTACTTTGCTTAACGATTGGATGGGAGCCATTTCTATTAGTCCAAGCTCCAATCTTCCTAATATCAGGTTCGTTGGGAATATGGCTCTTTTATGTGCAGCATACTTTTGAGGATTCCTATTTTGAGGAAGATCAGCATTGGGAATATGTAAAAGCAGCTGTTGAGGGCAGTTCCTTTTATAAGCTTCCGAAAATTTTACAATGGCTGACGGGGAATATTGGTTACCACCATGTTCACCATTTAAGCCCGAGAGTTCCTAATTATAAGCTGGAAGAGGCACATAATAACACATTGCCACTGCAAACTGTTCCAACCATCACGTTAGCAACCAGCTTAAGTTCACTCAAATTTCGACTATGGGATGAGAAGGGGAAAAAGTTTGTCGGCTTTAAAGAGGTTAAAGTCCTATTAAAAAAACAGAAAGAGTTTCTTCGACCGGAGAAGGCTTAA
- a CDS encoding sensor histidine kinase — MLKRYMTFQKNSGISPYIWTILCILPFYFIFQTASPIKIIVGIILTILFFVFYRIAFISKGWPVYLWTFILIGISITSTSLFSYVYFAFFLSYFIGNIKERVTFLTLYFIHLISTSASINFSIVQMDELFLKQLPFVIIIWVSVILLPFNIHNKKEMGQLEEKLEDANKRISELVKLEERQRIARDLHDTLGQKLSLIGLKSDLARRLITKDPDQARNELKDVQQTARTALSEVRKMVSSMRGIRLKEEIVRVKQILKAAEINFEGNQDISIKNVPLLTENILSMCLKEAVNNVVKHSGATSCSISFVQSWKEMVMTIHDNGVFKDEGDKDTRGSGLLGMKERLEFINGSLELETKEGTTLVIRVPNDVKPSDKEEA, encoded by the coding sequence ATGTTAAAAAGGTATATGACATTCCAGAAAAATAGCGGTATATCACCTTATATATGGACAATTCTTTGTATATTGCCATTTTATTTTATTTTTCAAACAGCCTCACCTATTAAAATAATTGTTGGGATTATCCTTACCATTCTCTTTTTCGTTTTCTACCGGATTGCATTCATTTCGAAAGGATGGCCGGTTTATCTCTGGACCTTCATCCTAATTGGTATTTCGATTACATCCACGAGCCTTTTCAGCTATGTGTATTTTGCTTTTTTTCTCTCCTATTTTATCGGTAATATTAAAGAACGTGTTACGTTTCTAACCTTATATTTTATTCATTTGATTAGTACATCCGCTTCTATTAACTTCAGTATTGTACAGATGGATGAACTTTTCCTTAAGCAATTGCCTTTTGTTATCATCATTTGGGTAAGTGTCATTCTGCTTCCATTTAATATTCATAACAAAAAAGAAATGGGGCAGCTTGAAGAGAAATTGGAGGATGCTAATAAGCGGATTTCAGAGCTTGTTAAGCTCGAGGAGCGTCAGAGGATTGCCCGTGACCTTCATGATACATTAGGCCAAAAGCTTTCACTCATTGGTTTGAAAAGTGATTTAGCAAGGAGATTAATTACAAAAGATCCGGACCAGGCCCGGAATGAGTTAAAGGACGTGCAGCAAACCGCAAGAACAGCGTTAAGTGAAGTTAGAAAAATGGTATCTTCGATGCGGGGAATCCGATTAAAGGAAGAGATTGTCCGGGTGAAACAAATCCTGAAGGCCGCCGAAATAAACTTCGAGGGAAACCAGGATATTTCTATAAAAAATGTTCCTTTATTGACAGAAAACATACTTAGTATGTGCTTGAAGGAGGCAGTAAACAATGTTGTCAAACATAGTGGTGCCACCTCTTGCTCGATATCATTTGTACAATCGTGGAAGGAAATGGTGATGACCATCCATGATAATGGTGTGTTTAAAGACGAAGGGGATAAAGACACAAGGGGAAGCGGTCTTTTAGGAATGAAAGAACGCCTTGAATTTATTAATGGCAGCTTAGAACTTGAAACAAAAGAAGGCACAACCTTAGTAATCAGAGTGCCTAATGACGTAAAGCCGTCTGATAAGGAGGAGGCGTAA
- a CDS encoding cytochrome C oxidase subunit II codes for MAATKVTHKGKKQEQEAPLKGTWISVTVVGLVIVATYIVLYGLYMARI; via the coding sequence ATGGCAGCTACAAAAGTAACTCATAAAGGTAAAAAACAAGAGCAGGAAGCACCGCTAAAAGGAACATGGATTTCTGTAACAGTGGTTGGACTCGTAATTGTTGCTACGTATATAGTTCTATACGGTCTTTATATGGCCAGAATTTAA
- a CDS encoding DoxX family protein: protein MNHSLTTTSLIRYAVSFVFITSGVMKLFSTELAQVFIGLGLPFPDILLYVTAFLEIICGVLILLHRSVKKAVIPLIGIMIAAILLTKLPLLDSGILPFAFKARLDIVMLILLYILYSKSPS from the coding sequence GTGAACCATTCGTTGACAACTACAAGTTTAATCCGATACGCTGTTTCATTTGTCTTTATTACATCAGGTGTGATGAAATTATTTAGTACAGAACTTGCTCAAGTGTTTATCGGTTTAGGGCTGCCTTTTCCAGATATCCTGTTGTATGTGACAGCCTTTCTAGAGATCATTTGCGGGGTACTAATTTTACTTCATCGTAGTGTTAAAAAGGCAGTGATTCCCTTAATTGGGATCATGATTGCAGCTATTCTTTTAACAAAGCTCCCACTCCTAGACAGTGGAATACTTCCATTTGCATTTAAGGCACGCTTAGATATTGTCATGTTAATACTATTATATATTCTCTATTCTAAATCACCTTCATAG
- a CDS encoding UvrB/UvrC motif-containing protein produces the protein MKDSRGSIIYIGKAKNLKRRVQSYFQQSKAHPQKIIKLVSNIRDFDILLTDTEFEAFMLECKLIREIKPLFNKMMKSPQSYSYVVIDRDRKYPDIEITNHRDEQDGRLYFGPFPSKARVKTAIIGIKEAYKILCSNSKRQNSLCLNHSIGVCIGMCGGGPALQEYHDIIEDIIALLNGDSMKVLDDMKQKMDNAAVDFDFETAARYRDRIDAIQFLLRKEKVIEFTEENKNIVVLEYLAEDTFKLFLIKRNEILFSKIVTIDNLEVNQLSNLISTTFINTSFPAGSYVKRDEIDEAQIIYNYLKSSLCHYKTIPDKWIRNQNGKTLEKAVTKLIYKKQTVTK, from the coding sequence ATGAAGGATTCCCGCGGCTCTATTATTTATATTGGCAAGGCAAAAAATCTTAAAAGACGTGTTCAATCCTATTTCCAACAATCAAAAGCACATCCGCAAAAGATTATTAAGCTTGTTAGCAATATTCGAGATTTTGATATTTTGTTAACCGATACCGAATTTGAAGCGTTTATGCTAGAATGTAAATTAATTCGAGAGATAAAACCGCTATTTAATAAAATGATGAAAAGTCCCCAATCCTACTCCTACGTTGTGATTGATAGGGATAGAAAATATCCGGATATTGAGATCACAAACCATCGAGATGAACAGGATGGCAGACTTTATTTTGGACCCTTTCCCAGTAAAGCTAGAGTCAAAACTGCGATAATAGGCATCAAGGAAGCCTATAAAATTCTTTGCAGCAATTCTAAGCGGCAAAATTCGCTGTGCTTGAACCATTCTATTGGGGTGTGCATCGGGATGTGCGGCGGTGGACCAGCTTTACAGGAATACCATGACATTATTGAAGATATCATTGCTTTACTTAATGGCGACAGCATGAAAGTCCTTGATGATATGAAGCAGAAAATGGATAACGCTGCCGTCGATTTTGACTTTGAGACAGCTGCGAGGTATAGAGATAGGATTGATGCCATTCAATTTCTACTTCGAAAAGAAAAGGTCATCGAGTTTACCGAGGAAAATAAAAATATTGTGGTCCTAGAATATTTAGCTGAGGACACCTTCAAACTTTTTCTTATTAAACGCAACGAGATTCTTTTCAGTAAAATAGTTACTATTGATAATTTGGAGGTTAATCAGCTCAGCAACCTAATATCTACAACATTTATCAATACTTCTTTTCCTGCCGGCAGCTATGTAAAGAGAGATGAGATTGATGAAGCTCAAATTATTTATAACTATTTAAAAAGCAGCCTTTGCCACTATAAGACGATTCCGGATAAATGGATTCGAAACCAAAACGGTAAAACACTTGAAAAGGCAGTTACGAAATTAATATATAAAAAACAAACAGTCACAAAATAG
- a CDS encoding cytochrome c oxidase subunit II, translating to MKMHLDEKIWLTISFGIIMGFMLITGYQAFALEMGPPSNMETIDPQKVDQTAPYDNPGVKKMGDNEYEVVMTLQAFGFNPNNIEIPAGAKVTFIMTSKDVVHGFEVAGTNINAMVMPGHIQKITQTFDKPGNYLVICNEYCGAGHQLMSTTITVK from the coding sequence ATGAAAATGCATCTTGATGAAAAAATTTGGCTTACGATAAGTTTTGGTATCATCATGGGGTTCATGTTAATCACAGGTTACCAAGCTTTTGCACTAGAAATGGGACCGCCAAGTAATATGGAAACGATTGACCCGCAAAAGGTTGATCAAACTGCACCATATGATAATCCTGGTGTTAAAAAAATGGGTGACAACGAATATGAAGTCGTTATGACCTTACAAGCGTTTGGTTTTAATCCAAATAACATTGAAATACCAGCGGGGGCAAAAGTTACATTTATTATGACATCAAAGGATGTCGTTCACGGATTTGAAGTAGCTGGAACAAATATAAATGCAATGGTTATGCCAGGACATATTCAAAAAATCACCCAAACATTTGATAAGCCAGGAAATTATTTAGTGATCTGTAATGAATATTGCGGTGCCGGTCACCAATTAATGAGTACAACGATTACGGTTAAATAA
- a CDS encoding methyltransferase yields MKELKYDELLNIETEGNQRGYNKSFHYHRYEPTPYQALEKLFAEYELTSSDHIVDFGCGKGRLNFFIHYLFGASVTGVEMNEVLYEEAIENKANYLIKAKNKGEIQFQCCLAEKYEINPLDNRFYFFNPFTIPIFWKIINNILVSVEKYKREVDVILYYPSEDYIYYLENNTLFELIKDIQLPGLYENNANERFLIYRLAY; encoded by the coding sequence ATGAAAGAATTGAAATATGATGAACTTTTGAATATCGAAACGGAAGGAAATCAAAGGGGATATAACAAATCCTTCCATTATCACAGATACGAGCCAACTCCCTACCAAGCACTTGAAAAATTATTTGCAGAATATGAGTTAACTAGCAGTGATCATATCGTTGATTTTGGCTGTGGAAAAGGAAGGCTCAACTTCTTTATTCATTATCTATTTGGTGCTTCTGTTACCGGAGTTGAGATGAACGAAGTGCTATACGAAGAAGCGATTGAGAACAAAGCGAATTATCTAATAAAAGCTAAAAATAAAGGTGAGATTCAATTTCAATGCTGCTTGGCAGAAAAATATGAAATCAATCCCCTTGATAACCGTTTTTATTTTTTTAACCCATTTACGATACCGATTTTTTGGAAAATCATAAATAATATTTTGGTTTCAGTAGAAAAATACAAACGCGAAGTAGACGTGATTTTATATTATCCATCTGAAGATTATATCTACTATTTAGAAAACAATACCTTATTTGAATTAATAAAAGATATTCAACTTCCTGGTTTATATGAGAATAATGCAAATGAGCGATTTTTAATTTACCGCTTGGCATATTAA
- a CDS encoding response regulator transcription factor: protein MIRIVLAEDQQMLLGAFGSLLNLEEDMEVVGKASNGEEAVALVRKHQPDICIMDIEMPGKTGLEAAEEIKGLNCKVIILTTFARTGYFQRALKAGVRGYLLKDSPSEELASSIRRVMEGKRIYAPELMDDVYSEENPLTDREKEVLELVADGKNTQEIAEQLSIKTGTVRNYISTILDKLDVKNRIEAIKQSKEKGWFK, encoded by the coding sequence ATGATTAGAATTGTGCTAGCGGAAGACCAGCAAATGCTGTTGGGCGCCTTCGGTTCACTTCTAAATTTGGAAGAGGACATGGAAGTGGTTGGCAAGGCTTCAAATGGGGAAGAAGCAGTAGCCTTGGTACGAAAACATCAGCCTGATATATGTATTATGGATATTGAAATGCCAGGGAAAACAGGTTTAGAAGCGGCAGAAGAAATAAAAGGGCTAAATTGCAAAGTGATTATCTTAACAACCTTTGCGCGAACTGGTTATTTTCAACGTGCTTTAAAAGCAGGCGTTCGAGGCTATTTATTAAAGGATAGTCCAAGTGAAGAGCTGGCAAGCTCCATTCGGCGTGTCATGGAGGGGAAACGTATTTACGCCCCTGAACTTATGGATGATGTATACTCCGAAGAAAATCCTTTAACAGATCGTGAAAAAGAAGTATTAGAGCTCGTCGCAGATGGCAAAAACACACAAGAAATCGCAGAACAACTGAGCATCAAAACAGGAACCGTCCGAAACTACATCTCAACCATCCTAGACAAACTAGACGTCAAAAACCGAATCGAAGCCATCAAACAATCCAAAGAAAAAGGCTGGTTCAAATAA